From a single Brassica napus cultivar Da-Ae chromosome C9, Da-Ae, whole genome shotgun sequence genomic region:
- the LOC106450349 gene encoding sulfated surface glycoprotein 185-like, which translates to MLSLQASFSIIFYISLLSFVNLISASDSNSGLCSPYPCNQPPQPPSSSGYSPSGNPPPPPSPSSPPQPPRSQCPPVPPTGCCNQPPQSTYYSPPYPYFYTPPYPYGTLGGGDQSGGGQGAGGGGTVAAVAYYASCSLPVYALMLLLSCAFVVF; encoded by the coding sequence ATGTTGtctcttcaagcttctttctCTATTATCTTTTATATATCCCTTCTCAGCTTTGTCAATCTAATCTCAGCTTCGGATTCAAACTCTGGTCTCTGCTCTCCTTACCCATGTAACCAACCGCCTCAACCACCTTCCTCTTCAGGCTACTCTCCATCTGGTAATCCTCCTCCACCGCCTTCGCCGTCTTCACCACCCCAACCGCCGCGTTCTCAATGCCCTCCTGTTCCTCCAACAGGCTGTTGCAACCAACCACCACAGTCTACGTATTATTCTCCTCCGTATCCTTACTTTTACACTCCTCCTTATCCTTACGGTACTCTCGGCGGAGGAGATCAAAGCGGTGGCGGCCAAGGAGCTGGAGGTGGCGGAACTGTAGCAGCGGTGGCTTACTATGCTTCTTGTTCCTTGCCGGTTTATGCTTTGATGCTTTTGTTATCTTGTGCTTTTGTTGTCTTCTAG